One Maridesulfovibrio bastinii DSM 16055 genomic region harbors:
- the thrC gene encoding threonine synthase, with protein sequence MATESFPNYRGDLHYNCLGCGAKLAIDELYYTCPECGSVFILQDDNFESLKKTSGEEWRKIFDERASTKNDKLRGIFRFYELFAPVIEEEDILYLGEGNTPIVSSSPALNEVTGVKTAFKNDGQNPSASFKDRGMACAFSYLNALVRKNKWDQVLTVCASTGDTSAAAALYASYLGGPVKSVVLLPQGKVTPQQLAQPLGSGATVLEIPGVFDDCMKVVEHLADNYRVALLNSKNAWRILGQESYAFEVAQWYDWDLKDKCVFVPIGNAGNITAIMAGFLKMYDLGIIETLPRIFGVQSEHADPVYRYYAVDDPKERNFEPVAVRPSVAQAAMIGNPVSFPRVKYFAERYEAISGKQGFQVVHVREQDIIEGMLLANSKGHIACTQGGECFAGLLQARKLGLIADHEAAILDSTAHQLKFIGFQNMYYENEFPEEYEITPDSSRGNKPELVIEPEVKTSSTPAEYTTKAAEKVVKMLGLEKK encoded by the coding sequence ATGGCGACTGAATCATTTCCCAACTACAGGGGTGACCTTCACTATAACTGCCTTGGCTGCGGCGCTAAGCTGGCAATTGATGAGCTTTACTATACCTGCCCTGAATGCGGATCTGTTTTTATCCTGCAGGATGACAACTTTGAAAGCCTTAAAAAGACTTCCGGAGAAGAATGGCGCAAAATATTTGATGAGCGTGCATCTACTAAAAATGATAAATTACGCGGAATTTTCAGATTTTATGAACTCTTTGCTCCTGTAATCGAAGAAGAAGATATTTTATACCTTGGTGAAGGCAATACACCTATTGTTTCATCAAGCCCTGCCCTCAACGAAGTCACCGGAGTTAAAACAGCTTTCAAAAATGACGGTCAAAATCCCAGTGCATCTTTTAAAGACCGCGGAATGGCCTGTGCATTCAGTTACCTCAATGCTCTGGTTCGTAAAAATAAATGGGATCAGGTGCTTACCGTCTGCGCATCCACAGGAGATACATCTGCTGCGGCCGCGTTATATGCTTCCTACCTCGGCGGACCGGTAAAATCTGTTGTTCTGCTGCCTCAGGGAAAAGTAACTCCACAGCAGCTTGCCCAGCCTCTAGGAAGTGGAGCTACCGTGCTCGAAATTCCGGGTGTCTTTGATGACTGCATGAAAGTTGTTGAACACCTTGCAGATAATTATCGTGTTGCCCTGCTTAATTCCAAAAACGCATGGCGCATTTTGGGTCAGGAATCTTATGCTTTTGAAGTTGCCCAGTGGTACGATTGGGACCTTAAAGACAAATGTGTATTCGTTCCCATTGGCAATGCCGGAAATATAACAGCCATCATGGCAGGATTTCTCAAGATGTACGATCTGGGCATCATTGAGACACTTCCCAGAATTTTTGGAGTGCAGTCTGAACACGCTGATCCTGTATACCGCTATTACGCCGTTGACGATCCTAAGGAACGCAATTTTGAACCTGTTGCAGTACGTCCCTCAGTTGCTCAGGCTGCAATGATCGGTAACCCGGTTTCATTCCCCAGAGTAAAATATTTTGCTGAGAGATATGAAGCTATTTCAGGCAAACAAGGATTTCAGGTTGTTCATGTGCGCGAGCAGGATATTATTGAAGGCATGCTGCTTGCCAACTCTAAAGGGCATATTGCCTGTACACAGGGTGGTGAATGCTTTGCAGGTCTGCTACAGGCCAGAAAACTTGGACTTATAGCTGACCACGAAGCAGCAATACTTGATTCCACGGCCCACCAGCTTAAATTTATCGGATTCCAGAACATGTATTATGAAAATGAATTTCCGGAAGAATATGAAATCACCCCTGACAGTTCCAGAGGCAACAAACCGGAACTGGTGATTGAGCCGGAAGTTAAAACAAGTTCAACCCCAGCTGAATACACTACGAAAGCTGCTGAAAAAGTAGTAAAAATGCTTGGACTGGAGAAAAAGTGA
- a CDS encoding TlyA family RNA methyltransferase: MPKKERADQILFSNGHTESREQAKRLIMAGQVHYLKDGQKLPVDKPGQQLPPDIEMVVKGQDRFVSRGGYKILTAIKELGLDPQGMVVLDAGASTGGFTDCLLQFGAKKVYAADVGYGQLHWKLRQDERVVNIERVNLRHAEADLIPEKVDLIVCDVSFISLTKVLPPLMRFLKEGGEIVTLVKPQFEVGPGMTDKGVVRDESLRQQMVDMIVNFAETELGLHLKGVKPSSIKGPKGNQEYLTYFVG, from the coding sequence GTGCCTAAAAAGGAACGCGCTGATCAGATTCTTTTTTCCAATGGACACACTGAAAGCCGTGAACAGGCCAAACGCCTGATCATGGCTGGTCAGGTTCATTACTTGAAAGACGGGCAGAAGCTACCGGTAGATAAACCGGGGCAACAGCTGCCACCTGATATAGAAATGGTTGTAAAAGGTCAGGACCGATTTGTAAGCCGTGGGGGATATAAAATTCTGACCGCGATAAAAGAATTAGGTCTTGATCCTCAAGGTATGGTTGTTCTTGACGCCGGAGCATCAACTGGCGGTTTTACCGACTGCCTGCTGCAATTCGGTGCCAAAAAAGTTTATGCTGCTGACGTTGGTTACGGCCAATTGCATTGGAAGCTCAGGCAGGATGAACGGGTTGTAAATATTGAGAGGGTCAACCTGCGCCATGCCGAAGCTGACCTGATACCGGAAAAAGTGGATCTGATCGTGTGTGATGTTTCTTTCATTTCACTCACCAAAGTTCTGCCGCCACTTATGAGATTTTTAAAAGAAGGTGGTGAAATCGTGACTCTGGTCAAACCCCAGTTTGAAGTAGGTCCGGGGATGACTGATAAAGGAGTTGTGCGCGATGAATCTCTGCGCCAGCAAATGGTTGATATGATTGTCAACTTCGCCGAGACAGAACTTGGATTGCACCTTAAGGGAGTCAAACCTTCCAGCATCAAAGGTCCCAAAGGGAATCAGGAATATCTGACTTATTTTGTTGGATAA
- a CDS encoding OmpP1/FadL family transporter, whose protein sequence is MKNFFKAKLLYCALLTFCFAMVTVCSGKVYASGFALYEWSARGNALGGTLVARADDPSAVAYNPAGITQLNGTQTLAGFTTLTLTNSLITNYGGDEKNESLKEQYYLAPHAYLTHQINDNAWFGLGLYSKYGLGTKYSETWRGRYSSYDTSIETYSVNPNLAYKFNKYFSAAIGMELMYVKADLRCKRDPTGVNNPDSSGATDIDQRIRVDGITPGFNAALRVTPNDQWAIGFVYRSQMNHHAKGDVTYDSPAGISSPLYFNDTNVTMAMSTPNTYSIGVAYKPFENFSIEGDAIFSQWSSFKNLSYRFESATAIGRKEADVAKKWSDVWRFQLGVEYSPVEDLDLRVGYVYDQSPIRDGYEDYMMPTNDRQIISTGVGLHFGETVLDLSYSYLWMKDRKIEARAGSGVLDTTSTNNQSHMFAASLKCTF, encoded by the coding sequence ATGAAGAATTTTTTTAAAGCGAAACTGTTGTATTGCGCCTTGCTGACTTTCTGTTTCGCTATGGTTACGGTCTGTTCTGGTAAAGTATACGCCTCCGGGTTTGCATTGTATGAATGGAGCGCGAGAGGTAATGCACTTGGCGGAACCCTTGTTGCCAGGGCCGATGATCCCTCTGCCGTAGCCTATAACCCTGCCGGTATTACACAGCTTAATGGAACGCAGACATTAGCTGGTTTCACCACGCTGACTCTAACCAACAGTCTGATTACAAATTATGGTGGAGATGAAAAAAACGAGAGTCTTAAAGAACAGTATTATCTGGCTCCACACGCCTATTTAACACATCAAATTAATGATAATGCATGGTTCGGACTTGGACTTTACTCCAAATACGGTCTCGGAACCAAATACTCTGAAACTTGGCGTGGAAGATACTCATCTTATGACACTTCTATTGAAACATATTCTGTCAACCCGAACCTTGCATACAAGTTCAATAAATATTTTTCAGCCGCAATAGGCATGGAACTGATGTATGTAAAAGCTGACCTGCGCTGCAAAAGAGACCCTACCGGAGTTAACAACCCTGATTCTTCAGGAGCTACAGACATAGACCAGCGTATCCGTGTTGACGGAATTACTCCCGGATTCAACGCAGCTTTAAGGGTAACCCCCAATGATCAGTGGGCCATTGGCTTTGTATATCGCAGCCAGATGAATCATCATGCCAAGGGTGATGTCACTTATGATTCTCCAGCAGGCATAAGCTCCCCACTCTACTTCAATGACACAAACGTCACTATGGCGATGTCCACACCGAACACATATTCTATTGGTGTGGCCTACAAACCATTCGAGAATTTCAGTATTGAAGGTGACGCCATATTCTCACAGTGGAGTTCATTTAAAAATCTGTCATACCGTTTCGAGAGTGCTACAGCTATCGGCAGAAAAGAAGCTGACGTAGCAAAGAAATGGAGTGATGTCTGGAGATTTCAGCTGGGTGTAGAATATTCCCCTGTTGAGGATCTGGATTTACGAGTTGGATATGTTTATGACCAAAGCCCTATCCGTGACGGCTATGAAGATTACATGATGCCCACAAATGACCGTCAGATCATTTCAACCGGTGTCGGTCTTCACTTCGGAGAAACAGTTCTGGACCTTTCTTACAGTTATCTGTGGATGAAAGATAGAAAAATTGAAGCTCGCGCGGGTTCAGGGGTTCTTGATACGACCTCAACAAACAACCAGTCCCACATGTTCGCAGCCAGCTTAAAATGTACATTTTAA